In Candidatus Vicinibacter proximus, the following are encoded in one genomic region:
- a CDS encoding type II toxin-antitoxin system RelE/ParE family toxin → MRFFETKFLEEADDFISQLDPKTIKKIFYNIDLAEQTNDPKLFKKLQNDIWEFRTMFAGLQIRLLAFWDKTDNKETLVIATHGFVKKVDKVPANEIDRAVRLRDKYFKNKHKK, encoded by the coding sequence ATGAGATTTTTCGAGACAAAATTTTTAGAAGAAGCGGACGACTTTATTTCACAACTTGACCCGAAGACCATTAAGAAAATCTTTTACAATATTGACCTTGCTGAACAGACCAATGACCCAAAACTTTTTAAGAAACTTCAAAATGACATTTGGGAGTTTCGGACAATGTTCGCAGGACTTCAAATCAGACTTCTTGCATTTTGGGACAAGACAGATAATAAGGAAACTTTGGTAATAGCGACCCACGGTTTCGTAAAGAAAGTTGACAAGGTTCCGGCAAACGAAATTGACCGGGCAGTAAGACTGAGAGACAAATATTTTAAAAACAAACATAAAAAGTAA
- a CDS encoding tyrosine-type recombinase/integrase, with the protein MKSQTKFKPNNVRSLSNVLKQAIEKAGIKIIVTSHSLRHSCATYLLEARTDLRYIQELLGHNSSKTTEIYTQVSTKNIQKITSPLDTF; encoded by the coding sequence ATTAAAAGCCAGACTAAATTCAAACCAAACAATGTAAGAAGTCTATCCAATGTTTTAAAACAAGCTATAGAAAAAGCAGGAATTAAGATAATTGTCACTTCACATTCCTTGAGACATAGTTGTGCTACATACCTCCTGGAAGCAAGAACAGATTTGAGATATATTCAAGAGTTGTTGGGGCACAACAGCAGCAAGACTACTGAAATTTACACGCAAGTCAGCACCAAGAACATACAAAAAATTACCAGTCCATTGGATACTTTCTAA
- a CDS encoding response regulator transcription factor has protein sequence MKLKCLVIDDDPLICDLIKHFCDKIPEIEYCISAGTGMDGLQVLSGQEINLIFLDFNLPDMKGQYLLEIKKTDVPVIMVTSEAEFAAKSYEYEDVQDFLVKPISFDRFQKAVQRILTKPQQSTPIKQDQEVIFVKDGTKFVRLPYQDILYLKSEGNYVSFVTTDKTILSLITIKELEEKLPSYFMRVHRSYIVNLQRMESISTEEIAIGKHHIPISQKYRPDLMLYIGNANE, from the coding sequence ATGAAACTTAAGTGCCTGGTCATCGACGATGATCCTCTGATTTGCGATCTTATTAAACATTTCTGTGATAAAATCCCGGAGATCGAATACTGTATTTCTGCCGGAACCGGTATGGATGGTCTTCAGGTGTTGTCCGGACAGGAGATCAACCTCATCTTTCTGGATTTCAACCTCCCGGACATGAAGGGACAGTATTTGTTGGAAATTAAAAAAACCGATGTGCCGGTCATCATGGTAACATCCGAGGCAGAGTTTGCTGCAAAATCCTACGAGTATGAAGACGTCCAGGATTTTTTAGTGAAGCCCATTTCATTTGACCGATTTCAAAAAGCGGTACAGAGAATCCTGACAAAGCCACAGCAAAGCACTCCTATCAAACAAGACCAGGAGGTAATTTTTGTGAAGGACGGCACTAAATTCGTAAGACTCCCCTATCAGGACATATTGTACTTAAAATCAGAAGGTAACTACGTCTCCTTTGTAACCACCGACAAGACCATTCTCAGTCTGATCACCATCAAAGAGCTCGAAGAAAAACTACCCTCGTATTTTATGCGGGTCCACCGTTCCTACATTGTCAATCTGCAGCGAATGGAAAGCATCTCCACCGAAGAAATTGCCATCGGAAAACACCATATTCCCATCAGTCAAAAGTATCGACCGGATCTGATGCTGTATATCGGGAATGCGAATGAATAG
- a CDS encoding Txe/YoeB family addiction module toxin: MEVIFLPNAEEDLNLWVSTGNKSILKKIAQLVKGIKANPFDGIGKPEPLKQNLSGAWSGRINKEHRLVYEIIDDKILILSAKGHY; the protein is encoded by the coding sequence ATGGAAGTAATTTTTCTTCCTAATGCTGAAGAAGATCTTAATTTGTGGGTATCGACTGGAAATAAATCCATCCTCAAAAAAATAGCTCAACTTGTCAAAGGCATTAAAGCCAATCCCTTTGATGGCATCGGCAAACCTGAACCACTAAAACAAAATCTATCAGGCGCTTGGTCTGGCAGAATCAACAAAGAACATCGACTTGTTTATGAAATTATTGACGATAAAATTTTAATTCTATCTGCTAAAGGGCATTATTGA
- a CDS encoding helix-turn-helix transcriptional regulator: protein MATKELKTYSLAEMKDKYIGKVGTQERDEYEYELRMDVLGKMIKAARQERNLTQEELGRLVGVQKAQISKLESSANSATIDTIIKVFRALKAEINFNVKLEDNFVKIA, encoded by the coding sequence ATGGCAACTAAAGAATTAAAGACTTACTCACTTGCCGAGATGAAAGATAAGTATATCGGCAAAGTCGGGACACAAGAGCGTGACGAGTACGAATATGAACTTCGTATGGACGTTTTAGGTAAAATGATTAAAGCCGCAAGACAAGAAAGAAACTTGACACAAGAAGAACTTGGACGACTTGTTGGGGTTCAGAAAGCTCAAATTTCAAAACTTGAAAGCAGTGCTAACAGTGCGACAATCGACACCATTATCAAAGTGTTTAGAGCATTAAAAGCAGAAATCAATTTTAACGTAAAACTTGAAGACAACTTTGTCAAAATCGCCTGA
- a CDS encoding vanadium-dependent haloperoxidase has translation MKTKSSLLGLLKKTLPIFLIAICLQTGFSQFDKEFKPSAAYKWLSVALEATANDVDRVGARPTIQSRSLGIATTAMYDAWAAYDDKAAGSRFGTSLRRPKAERTKKNKETAIAYAIFRVLLDVYPADKDYLTKEFTKAGYNPKNTSTDPKTAEGVGNKVAKALIDYRRNDGANQHGDEIGCSRVAYSDYTYYQPVNTYKKVINPDRWHPLPFVDAKGDTFLVNFLTPHWYRVKPFGLESSAQFRAPEYPKVGSDQLAKEVQEVIDFNSNLTPERKAIIEFMRDGPRSTGQAGHWLQFAQMVSKRDKNDLDRDVKMFFVVGTTAMDAFIACWETKRYYDSSRPWTLVRHYHKGEKIRGWGGPDKGTIEMPAERWHPYSPANFVSPPFPAYVSGHSTVSGACAKMLELFTGSDKFGEKEIRKPGIITETPGDPVSLPLETFTATADMAGISRVMGGYHIQADNVAGLKMGRDIAQYLWKDVYKKYFEGTIKIKS, from the coding sequence ATGAAAACTAAATCAAGCCTGTTAGGGCTGTTGAAAAAAACCTTACCGATTTTCCTGATTGCCATCTGTCTTCAGACCGGCTTCAGTCAGTTTGACAAAGAATTCAAACCCTCCGCTGCATACAAATGGTTAAGTGTGGCTCTGGAGGCTACTGCCAATGATGTGGACCGTGTGGGTGCCCGTCCGACCATCCAGTCCAGGTCACTGGGGATTGCCACTACAGCCATGTACGATGCATGGGCAGCCTATGACGACAAAGCAGCCGGTTCAAGATTTGGCACCAGCTTAAGACGCCCTAAGGCTGAACGTACCAAAAAGAATAAAGAAACGGCTATTGCTTATGCTATTTTCAGGGTGTTACTGGATGTTTACCCTGCTGATAAAGACTACCTGACCAAAGAATTTACTAAGGCAGGATACAATCCCAAAAATACTTCCACAGATCCTAAGACGGCTGAGGGGGTAGGCAATAAGGTCGCTAAAGCGCTTATTGATTACCGCAGAAACGATGGCGCGAATCAACATGGCGATGAGATAGGATGCAGTCGGGTAGCTTATTCTGATTATACTTATTACCAGCCGGTAAATACGTACAAAAAAGTTATTAACCCGGACAGATGGCACCCGCTGCCTTTTGTGGATGCAAAAGGAGACACCTTTTTAGTAAATTTCCTAACCCCCCATTGGTATCGGGTAAAACCATTCGGACTAGAATCTTCTGCTCAGTTCAGAGCTCCAGAATATCCTAAAGTTGGATCTGACCAACTGGCAAAAGAAGTTCAGGAAGTCATTGATTTCAATTCCAACCTTACCCCTGAAAGAAAAGCCATCATAGAATTCATGCGTGACGGGCCGCGTTCCACCGGACAAGCCGGTCATTGGTTGCAGTTTGCTCAAATGGTTTCTAAGAGAGATAAAAACGATTTAGATCGTGATGTGAAGATGTTTTTTGTGGTAGGAACTACCGCCATGGATGCTTTCATTGCCTGCTGGGAAACCAAAAGATATTACGACAGTTCCAGGCCATGGACATTGGTCAGACATTACCACAAAGGTGAAAAAATCAGAGGATGGGGTGGACCGGACAAAGGAACAATAGAAATGCCTGCAGAAAGATGGCATCCGTATTCTCCGGCCAATTTTGTTTCTCCGCCATTTCCTGCCTACGTTTCAGGCCACAGCACCGTCAGTGGAGCTTGTGCCAAAATGCTGGAATTGTTTACCGGTAGCGATAAATTTGGAGAAAAGGAAATCAGAAAACCAGGAATTATTACCGAGACTCCGGGCGATCCGGTGTCACTGCCATTGGAAACGTTTACAGCCACTGCAGACATGGCGGGTATTTCAAGGGTTATGGGAGGATACCACATACAAGCAGACAACGTTGCCGGTCTAAAGATGGGTCGAGACATCGCCCAATATCTTTGGAAGGATGTGTATAAAAAATACTTCGAAGGAACTATTAAAATCAAATCATAA
- a CDS encoding type II toxin-antitoxin system RelE/ParE family toxin, producing the protein MNSYLSQHWGENSQLKFESKLRHSLNLLPSNPRLGILENVAKNIYSIHVHKHIRVYYRLTLKKIIILSLFDVRQNPNLRPT; encoded by the coding sequence ATTAACTCTTATTTATCGCAGCATTGGGGAGAGAATTCACAATTAAAGTTTGAATCTAAACTTAGGCATTCATTAAATTTATTACCTTCTAATCCTAGACTGGGTATTTTAGAAAATGTTGCCAAAAATATTTATAGTATCCACGTGCATAAACATATCAGAGTTTATTATAGATTAACGCTTAAAAAGATAATAATCCTTTCACTTTTCGATGTTAGACAAAACCCAAATCTTCGCCCAACGTGA